In a genomic window of Limibacter armeniacum:
- a CDS encoding sulfatase family protein, translated as MKKLSVIFILQLLFCTNLLAQQPHIIIIYTDDMGIGDMSCSGGEVEPTPNIDRLAQGGKRFTQYYTTAPVCSPSRVSVTTGMYHVKWNINTFLSSRRFNAKCEQSDFLVAEAPTIAKTLKTAGYKTAHYGKWHMGGGRDVKNAPSIAEYGFDDFASTWESPNPDPLLTSGNWIWTAEDSIKRWERTAYFVDKTLAFLDANKETPCFINLWPDDVHSPWVPDESSQENWKGTAFNLDKMQLVMGEFDKQIGRLLDGLEQKGLLENTLIIFTSDNGPAPSFDRIRTNGLRGVKNSLYEGGILMPFIVHWPKKVQAGQVDSASVIASIDLLPTLCKIANAQLPEHFQPDGEDISKSWLRKKSYEREQDLFFEYGRNEDFKYPKNGTDRSLHLAVRHGDWKLFATPDGKTVELYNLKSDPTESHNLVQEKQEIVKELLPKLLSWFASSDKAYVSGNNLMSK; from the coding sequence ATGAAAAAACTATCAGTCATATTTATACTGCAATTACTTTTCTGTACCAACCTGCTTGCACAACAACCTCATATCATTATAATTTATACAGATGATATGGGCATCGGAGATATGTCTTGTTCAGGTGGCGAGGTAGAGCCAACACCCAATATCGACAGACTTGCTCAAGGAGGAAAAAGGTTTACCCAATACTACACCACCGCTCCGGTATGTTCCCCTTCAAGGGTGAGCGTCACGACAGGTATGTACCACGTCAAGTGGAATATCAATACATTTCTCAGCTCTCGCAGGTTCAATGCCAAATGTGAGCAGTCGGACTTTCTGGTGGCAGAAGCCCCAACCATTGCCAAAACCCTTAAAACAGCAGGTTACAAGACCGCCCATTACGGCAAATGGCATATGGGTGGAGGACGTGACGTAAAGAATGCTCCTTCCATCGCCGAATATGGGTTCGATGATTTTGCCAGCACTTGGGAAAGCCCTAACCCAGACCCGCTGCTGACCTCCGGTAATTGGATATGGACTGCGGAAGACAGTATCAAACGTTGGGAGCGTACCGCCTACTTTGTAGATAAGACGCTAGCATTTCTGGATGCCAACAAAGAAACACCTTGTTTTATCAACCTCTGGCCTGATGATGTACACAGCCCTTGGGTTCCGGACGAATCTTCACAGGAAAACTGGAAAGGAACTGCCTTTAACCTAGATAAAATGCAACTGGTTATGGGTGAGTTTGACAAGCAAATCGGTAGGCTATTGGACGGGTTAGAACAAAAAGGACTGCTGGAAAATACGCTGATCATTTTTACCAGTGATAACGGTCCTGCCCCAAGTTTTGATCGAATCAGAACCAACGGATTGAGGGGTGTCAAAAACAGTCTCTACGAAGGCGGTATCCTGATGCCTTTTATCGTGCATTGGCCTAAAAAGGTGCAAGCCGGACAGGTAGATTCCGCATCTGTCATTGCCTCCATTGACCTGCTGCCGACACTTTGTAAGATTGCCAATGCTCAATTGCCAGAACACTTCCAGCCTGACGGAGAAGATATCAGTAAAAGCTGGCTTAGAAAAAAGTCCTATGAACGTGAGCAGGACCTTTTCTTTGAATATGGCAGAAATGAGGATTTCAAATATCCGAAAAACGGAACAGACAGAAGCCTTCACCTTGCGGTAAGGCATGGCGACTGGAAACTGTTTGCGACACCTGATGGTAAGACCGTTGAGCTATACAACCTGAAAAGCGACCCAACTGAAAGCCATAACCTTGTACAGGAAAAACAGGAGATCGTAAAAGAATTGTTGCCAAAGTTGCTCAGTTGGTTTGCCTCTTCGGATAAGGCATATGTATCAGGAAATAATTTGATGTCTAAATAA
- a CDS encoding ligand-gated ion channel, with product MATLYKYIIALCLLIFSNSLITKAQVADRPDKDRPTEVEVTLIILDIDEISDADQSFVANFFSIATWKDPRLAHDKGDLIKMPLDSIWHPTFQLVNQQKVWRTFSEVATVTQDGTVMLRQRVWGNFSQPLALQDFPLDIQTFTISIVSVGNQKEDVKIKVNPQSSVTRKPSVAGWKILSDTVDFTPVRLTEEVQTALTLNQRFKAKRSIGFYVYNVILPLVMIVIMSWIVFWIPPSDLGTRVGISITSMLTVIAYRFMVHSSLPTISYLTRIDYLINEATIIIFCTLLINLIANLMWKKKQESYKNGVDLIARILFPLMLTGILVKFFSV from the coding sequence ATGGCAACATTGTATAAATATATTATAGCATTATGCCTACTGATTTTTAGCAACAGTCTAATAACTAAAGCACAGGTTGCTGACAGACCAGATAAGGACCGCCCTACTGAAGTGGAAGTCACATTGATCATTTTGGATATAGATGAGATCAGTGACGCCGACCAAAGTTTTGTCGCTAACTTTTTTTCAATTGCCACCTGGAAGGATCCCCGCTTGGCGCACGATAAAGGTGATTTAATAAAAATGCCTTTGGATAGTATATGGCACCCTACCTTCCAGCTTGTAAACCAGCAAAAGGTATGGCGAACCTTCTCCGAGGTGGCTACAGTAACGCAGGATGGAACCGTAATGTTAAGACAGCGTGTATGGGGTAACTTCTCACAACCTTTAGCGCTGCAAGATTTCCCCCTCGACATACAGACGTTTACCATTTCAATTGTGTCTGTAGGCAATCAAAAGGAAGATGTCAAAATCAAGGTAAATCCACAATCTAGTGTTACACGAAAACCATCTGTAGCCGGTTGGAAGATTCTTTCTGACACAGTTGACTTTACTCCTGTCAGACTCACTGAAGAAGTTCAGACAGCCTTGACACTCAACCAACGGTTCAAGGCAAAGCGAAGTATTGGATTCTATGTGTACAATGTCATCCTCCCGCTGGTGATGATTGTGATCATGTCTTGGATAGTATTCTGGATACCCCCTTCTGACCTAGGAACAAGAGTCGGGATTTCTATTACTTCCATGCTTACCGTGATAGCCTACCGATTTATGGTACATAGCTCCTTGCCTACCATTTCCTATCTTACCCGAATTGATTACCTCATTAATGAAGCCACCATCATTATCTTTTGTACACTGCTGATAAACCTGATTGCCAACCTGATGTGGAAAAAGAAACAGGAGAGTTACAAAAATGGCGTAGACCTAATTGCTAGAATATTGTTCCCTCTGATGCTGACAGGAATCCTAGTCAAGTTTTTCTCAGTATAA
- a CDS encoding immunity 49 family protein → MQLYIFKERITPKGEPFTVPIAGKVAEGRGVPVGEYTSAADWMLCWHWCMITKYREGITVLEQVSDEVFKKDTSRVEPFHYKIVNFYKKLFQKSDIVQQAFKEAYEYTDIQKYPPSHEYLEELVLFLYAPLLEVFLGIITKNATLYNEKLYEGLKLFKDFVEREPEDEDDIPRTAEYHWFIAWGYLAAVRLAQLNGLKTEVSSGYLPDWLVEGDFDQLPVTLPEME, encoded by the coding sequence TTGCAGCTATATATTTTCAAAGAACGAATCACCCCCAAAGGTGAACCATTTACAGTTCCAATAGCGGGCAAGGTAGCAGAGGGCAGAGGTGTTCCAGTAGGGGAATACACAAGTGCAGCTGATTGGATGCTTTGTTGGCATTGGTGCATGATTACAAAATATAGGGAAGGGATAACAGTACTGGAACAAGTCTCTGATGAGGTTTTCAAAAAGGATACCTCTAGAGTTGAGCCATTTCATTATAAAATTGTCAACTTCTACAAAAAGCTGTTTCAAAAATCAGATATCGTACAGCAAGCTTTTAAGGAAGCGTATGAATACACGGACATACAAAAGTATCCTCCTAGTCATGAATACCTGGAAGAACTAGTTTTGTTCCTATATGCACCTCTTCTGGAAGTTTTCTTGGGGATTATCACTAAAAATGCTACGCTATACAATGAAAAACTGTATGAGGGGCTGAAGTTATTCAAAGACTTTGTCGAGCGGGAGCCCGAAGATGAGGATGATATTCCTCGAACAGCTGAGTACCATTGGTTTATAGCATGGGGCTATCTGGCAGCAGTTCGTTTGGCTCAGCTTAATGGGCTCAAGACAGAGGTAAGCTCCGGCTATCTGCCTGATTGGCTGGTAGAAGGAGATTTTGATCAGTTACCAGTCACACTTCCCGAAATGGAATGA